The proteins below are encoded in one region of Paenibacillus albus:
- a CDS encoding Crp/Fnr family transcriptional regulator, which yields MTHFNAIPKGSLIQTPETSKDGLFFLKEGKLRLYKTNQEGKQFTIVILGKGNIFGEIDTFSFGTRGLYIETMEESLICSVSKQNFEDFLAARPLVAMKMLSELSTILKEKDEMLEKLALGDVRDRILHLLLKLSERFGVEDGEYVRIDLPLTHQEVANLVGATREAVSVILKTLMKENVIETGRKSLSISPVKVAEILELTYS from the coding sequence ATGACGCATTTTAATGCGATTCCTAAAGGAAGCCTCATACAAACACCGGAAACCTCCAAAGATGGGTTGTTTTTTCTAAAAGAAGGCAAACTGCGACTGTATAAAACGAATCAGGAAGGAAAGCAATTCACCATAGTCATTCTAGGAAAAGGCAATATCTTCGGAGAGATCGATACCTTCTCTTTTGGGACGAGAGGACTTTATATCGAAACCATGGAGGAATCGCTAATTTGTTCGGTGTCCAAACAAAATTTTGAAGATTTCTTAGCGGCACGTCCTTTAGTTGCAATGAAAATGTTATCAGAGCTGAGCACAATCCTAAAAGAAAAGGATGAGATGCTTGAGAAGTTAGCCCTTGGCGATGTACGGGACCGTATTCTCCATTTATTACTCAAGCTTTCGGAACGTTTCGGAGTCGAGGATGGAGAGTATGTAAGAATTGACCTTCCGTTAACGCATCAGGAAGTTGCGAATTTGGTTGGGGCTACACGCGAGGCGGTATCCGTGATTTTAAAGACGCTAATGAAGGAAAATGTAATTGAAACCGGCAGGAAATCGTTATCGATTTCACCGGTCAAAGTAGCGGAAATACTGGAGTTAACCTATTCGTAA
- a CDS encoding MFS transporter translates to MFRLFMIAFGIFGIINTELGIVGILPQVSTVYGINASQAGLLVSLFALVIALFGPFMTLLFSGINHKKMMVTVLTIFVLCSIVGAFAPNYSVLIIARIIPAFLHPVYFSVAFIAAANSVSKEQSMKAVGKVFMGVTVGLVLGIPVTSFIADVLSLRSALLFSGAINAVAMIGIAAFVPSMPVHGKMSYSTQLGILKRPQVWLSLIASALVMSGVFSVYSYFAEYLGQITHMSGKQISLMLIVYGVGGMIGNIVAGYLFSNNMIRTALLFPFVFGFIYLMIDFFGRYMIPMAVLVLLWGIITTISLNFSQLWITSIATDAPEFSNGLFVSFTNLGITLGTFIGGFFISYVGLEQIAWSGIALLALGVIMIIWRVRSYDSKKSLIS, encoded by the coding sequence ATGTTCCGATTGTTTATGATTGCATTTGGCATATTCGGAATTATCAATACAGAGCTTGGCATCGTAGGAATTCTGCCTCAAGTTTCTACTGTTTACGGAATAAATGCTTCTCAAGCTGGATTACTGGTTAGTCTTTTCGCACTCGTCATCGCGTTGTTTGGACCTTTTATGACCTTGTTGTTTTCGGGTATCAATCATAAGAAAATGATGGTTACCGTACTAACCATTTTCGTTCTGTGTAGTATTGTTGGCGCCTTTGCTCCCAATTATTCGGTTCTAATCATTGCTAGAATTATTCCAGCCTTCTTACACCCTGTTTATTTCTCGGTAGCTTTTATTGCCGCAGCCAATTCTGTAAGCAAGGAGCAAAGCATGAAAGCAGTCGGTAAAGTATTCATGGGTGTTACAGTTGGGCTTGTGCTTGGAATTCCGGTCACCTCGTTTATTGCGGATGTTCTTTCGCTTCGCTCGGCATTGTTGTTCTCGGGAGCCATTAATGCAGTTGCTATGATAGGCATTGCCGCCTTCGTTCCTTCTATGCCTGTACATGGCAAAATGTCGTACTCAACACAGCTTGGAATATTGAAGAGGCCACAAGTTTGGTTAAGTTTAATTGCCTCTGCTCTAGTCATGTCCGGTGTATTCTCCGTATACAGCTACTTTGCTGAATATCTTGGTCAAATCACTCATATGTCAGGTAAACAAATCAGTTTGATGTTAATCGTATATGGCGTTGGCGGTATGATCGGCAATATCGTAGCCGGATATCTGTTTAGCAATAACATGATTAGAACTGCCCTGCTCTTTCCCTTTGTCTTCGGTTTCATCTACTTGATGATTGATTTCTTTGGCCGATATATGATTCCAATGGCCGTGCTTGTACTGCTTTGGGGCATTATTACTACCATTAGCTTGAACTTCTCTCAATTGTGGATTACATCTATCGCGACCGATGCACCTGAATTCTCCAATGGCTTGTTTGTCTCATTCACTAATCTAGGTATTACACTTGGCACGTTTATAGGAGGTTTCTTCATCTCTTATGTGGGACTTGAACAGATTGCCTGGAGCGGCATCGCCCTTCTGGCCCTTGGAGTGATTATGATCATATGGAGAGTTCGAAGCTATGATTCGAAGAAGAGTCTGATTAGCTAG
- a CDS encoding YjgB family protein → MNFYTSAKKMAIASVTAGTLILSVAGTIPSYAAANTATPAAAPVDAHMMAFQTLMSFYKPALQGQFPNLHGFTIGSTSHETVIKAIGEAESPAKDADGFDVYHAEMGHPGYAFNYKLDKIREMRYFGTNVERQTNIGGITARMLIQHWGKPNESVIIKAGKTVQKKLTYVRGKYKLEFIFNGTSGLDLDHINLVK, encoded by the coding sequence ATGAATTTTTATACATCTGCTAAAAAAATGGCGATTGCATCGGTGACAGCAGGAACGCTAATCCTATCTGTCGCTGGGACTATCCCTTCATACGCTGCTGCCAATACAGCTACTCCTGCCGCTGCCCCCGTGGACGCGCATATGATGGCCTTCCAAACATTAATGAGCTTTTACAAGCCTGCTCTGCAAGGCCAGTTCCCGAATTTACATGGCTTTACAATCGGCTCAACCTCGCATGAAACTGTCATCAAGGCTATTGGCGAAGCTGAATCCCCAGCCAAGGATGCTGACGGCTTCGACGTCTATCATGCTGAAATGGGACATCCTGGCTACGCGTTCAATTACAAGCTGGATAAAATCCGGGAAATGCGCTATTTCGGCACGAACGTCGAGCGTCAAACGAATATTGGCGGTATAACTGCACGCATGCTGATCCAGCACTGGGGCAAGCCGAATGAATCCGTCATAATCAAAGCAGGCAAAACCGTACAAAAGAAACTTACCTACGTTCGTGGAAAATACAAACTAGAATTCATTTTTAATGGCACAAGCGGTCTGGATTTGGATCATATTAACCTCGTTAAATAA
- a CDS encoding DinB family protein, producing the protein MSITTIDGFIQGWLSHRKVLEEMLADVTTEQLSYKPWDSAMSLSGLVLHMTSAMGMFASTVKNGAYVPGTKRQPVATIEELRAGVAEDTKQTEAILRTITAEELEREIEFFGNKATGAKLLQNGKEHEIHHKGQLFIYLRIVGIEKLPFYVSRG; encoded by the coding sequence ATGTCGATAACAACGATTGACGGTTTCATTCAAGGTTGGCTTAGTCATCGCAAGGTACTCGAGGAGATGCTGGCGGACGTTACGACGGAGCAATTGTCGTACAAGCCGTGGGACAGCGCAATGAGTCTCTCGGGACTTGTGCTGCATATGACGAGTGCGATGGGCATGTTCGCGTCGACCGTCAAGAACGGTGCATACGTTCCTGGCACCAAGCGTCAACCAGTCGCGACGATCGAAGAACTTCGGGCAGGCGTAGCTGAAGATACGAAACAAACGGAAGCGATTCTGCGTACGATTACAGCAGAAGAGTTGGAGCGGGAGATCGAGTTCTTCGGCAACAAGGCAACTGGCGCGAAGCTGCTTCAAAACGGCAAAGAACATGAGATTCATCATAAAGGACAATTATTCATTTATTTAAGAATCGTCGGCATCGAGAAGCTGCCTTTCTACGTCAGTCGCGGATAA
- a CDS encoding GerAB/ArcD/ProY family transporter, producing the protein MKLSNNQLFWMIFCFQVHYALNPAFQYGHQDAWIISLVMGIAVMLLTFIIVKASLLSRDESLPALCRRLFGKWLGSGAAFFYIASWFLLTAVTLREWADYVFLKLLPNTPVFMVLIPFLLLVVYVNVKGGIMAIGYCSQVIGPLYFLISFVPFFLMFGVMEWSNLLPIYTDTGGENVLRGAIPALADVMGGSMVPFIIMGKHTDSKKTMKSALWAMGLSALWVILSTIGSVLVVGPHQASELIIPWVDSIRTISILDFIQNVDAFAICIYAFAHFISVSASMFGTSYGLAEWVGAKNWKRIVWYVAISVFLCVILTSNLGHITNDYRQSILVPWILPLNMLMIPILLLLMDRVKRWHA; encoded by the coding sequence TTGAAGCTCTCAAACAACCAATTGTTTTGGATGATATTTTGTTTTCAGGTGCATTACGCACTAAATCCAGCGTTTCAATATGGACACCAAGATGCGTGGATCATCTCGCTTGTGATGGGAATTGCCGTGATGCTGCTCACGTTTATCATAGTCAAGGCAAGCTTGTTGTCGAGGGACGAATCCCTCCCTGCATTGTGTCGCAGGCTGTTTGGTAAATGGCTCGGAAGCGGAGCAGCATTCTTCTATATAGCAAGCTGGTTTTTATTAACCGCCGTGACTCTTAGAGAATGGGCAGATTATGTCTTTCTTAAATTGCTGCCTAATACTCCGGTATTCATGGTGCTGATTCCTTTCTTGCTGCTAGTCGTGTACGTAAACGTCAAAGGGGGGATTATGGCGATTGGTTATTGCAGCCAAGTGATTGGTCCTTTATATTTTCTAATTAGCTTCGTTCCGTTCTTCCTCATGTTTGGCGTTATGGAATGGTCCAATTTGCTGCCGATATATACGGATACTGGAGGGGAGAACGTGCTAAGAGGAGCGATTCCCGCCTTGGCTGACGTGATGGGGGGATCGATGGTTCCCTTCATAATCATGGGAAAGCATACCGATTCCAAGAAAACGATGAAATCGGCTTTATGGGCAATGGGGTTATCCGCGTTATGGGTCATTCTATCAACGATTGGATCCGTATTAGTCGTTGGGCCTCATCAAGCGTCAGAATTGATTATCCCTTGGGTGGATTCCATTCGAACGATTTCGATCCTTGACTTCATTCAAAATGTGGATGCGTTTGCAATTTGTATCTATGCATTTGCTCATTTTATCTCCGTATCGGCGAGTATGTTCGGGACAAGTTATGGTTTGGCTGAATGGGTGGGAGCGAAGAATTGGAAGAGGATCGTGTGGTATGTTGCAATCTCGGTGTTTCTTTGCGTCATCTTGACGTCCAATTTAGGTCATATTACGAATGATTACCGACAATCGATATTGGTACCATGGATTTTGCCGCTAAACATGTTAATGATTCCAATACTTTTATTGCTGATGGATAGAGTTAAGAGATGGCACGCTTAA
- a CDS encoding Ger(x)C family spore germination protein, whose protein sequence is MKRGENPGLSSASVIVTLLILTMTTGCWDMVEPNQRSIWIGTGLDWAPNNRVLISAEISIPQTTGEEGGGKGASFLVKSAVGKNLEDSFQKVQSKLSRKIFLGHRDAIFIGEKAAVHGFENLLDEFGRNPESNIRAKIFLIKGTSAYQFLKEKAELESFPVTQAIRQIHYRGIDDRKTTMLYIKEIVKHDGVRPILQVIHLNKEDQKNEDSNTDNEGAVTEIALLDRSLKLAGYLQGEEAIAALWASDYLRTQMITEYLTQGGGLATIALHHMERTIETKVRGEVVEVKLTLRGEGMLDENDTDLKLTNYKDIRILEKEYNKKVQERVSDVIHTVQNKYGLDIFGVGEVIHHRYPEKWKRLKRNWDERFPKVQVTVQSKVSLRHMGEKAGK, encoded by the coding sequence ATGAAAAGAGGGGAAAATCCAGGCTTATCTTCCGCATCTGTTATAGTCACATTGCTTATTCTGACGATGACTACAGGTTGCTGGGATATGGTTGAGCCCAACCAACGTTCCATATGGATTGGGACGGGGCTAGACTGGGCACCTAATAATCGAGTTCTTATTAGTGCGGAGATCAGTATTCCTCAAACAACCGGAGAGGAAGGCGGCGGTAAAGGGGCTTCTTTCTTAGTGAAGTCGGCCGTAGGCAAGAATCTAGAGGATTCTTTTCAGAAGGTTCAATCTAAATTATCTCGGAAAATCTTTCTTGGACATCGTGACGCGATTTTCATCGGTGAAAAAGCAGCAGTACATGGATTTGAGAACCTGCTTGATGAATTCGGACGCAATCCGGAAAGCAATATACGCGCGAAAATCTTCTTAATCAAAGGGACAAGTGCCTATCAGTTTCTTAAAGAAAAGGCAGAGCTAGAATCTTTTCCCGTCACACAAGCGATTCGTCAAATCCATTATAGGGGGATTGATGATCGGAAAACGACGATGCTCTACATCAAGGAAATCGTGAAGCACGATGGAGTTAGGCCCATTCTGCAGGTCATCCATCTGAATAAGGAAGATCAGAAGAATGAGGATTCCAATACGGACAATGAGGGAGCAGTCACCGAAATTGCCCTGTTGGATCGATCATTGAAATTAGCCGGTTATTTGCAGGGTGAAGAAGCAATCGCTGCTCTTTGGGCTTCTGATTACCTGCGAACCCAGATGATTACGGAGTATCTGACTCAAGGAGGCGGGCTAGCGACAATAGCTTTGCATCATATGGAGCGAACGATCGAAACGAAAGTTAGAGGCGAAGTTGTCGAAGTGAAGCTGACTCTTAGAGGCGAAGGCATGCTGGATGAGAATGATACCGACTTGAAATTAACCAATTATAAAGATATTCGGATTTTGGAAAAAGAGTACAACAAGAAGGTTCAGGAGCGAGTTTCTGACGTGATCCATACGGTGCAGAATAAATACGGGCTTGATATTTTCGGGGTTGGGGAAGTCATTCACCATAGGTACCCGGAGAAGTGGAAACGGCTCAAGCGAAATTGGGATGAGCGATTTCCCAAAGTCCAAGTTACCGTTCAATCCAAGGTTTCCTTGCGCCATATGGGAGAAAAAGCGGGGAAATGA
- a CDS encoding spore germination protein: MFSVVEEAAQGEKQELSSNMRENERLLKVIFKNCSDVVIRVLPNPREEEILIVYVDGLVDTKQLEQTMNQLLMSAENTLASNKEVSLGNLIRNHLVLFGQTKNANKVEDLINGVLKANIAIIMSGEGTALLVDASGFEKRSIEESKTENVISGPRDSFTETLRTNTSLLRRRIPSSQLKMESFTVGKLTQTDVVLVYIEGVAPDALVENVRQRLQGVQLKGILDSSYIEEYIQDSPWSPFPQIQKTDRPDTTAASLMEGRVAIIANCTPCVLILPITFWTGMQSADDHYERFDFVVARKAVRYIMMMVSLIFPALYVALTAYNPELLPGSLYQSIATAREKSPFPTVIEVVIMDFIFEGLQEAGIRMPSQLGPIVSIVGALVVGEAAVKANIISAPIVIVVALTGIAAYGIPRYGFSIPLRLLRFFLVVLAGIYGLYGLSLGLIAILIHLVTLESFGVRYLMPVAPLNFKRLRDVALRTVRWPRRSPSE; the protein is encoded by the coding sequence ATGTTCTCTGTTGTGGAAGAGGCTGCTCAAGGCGAGAAGCAGGAATTAAGCTCGAACATGAGAGAAAACGAGCGATTGCTGAAGGTGATTTTCAAAAATTGCTCCGATGTGGTGATTCGAGTTCTTCCCAATCCGCGTGAGGAAGAAATACTAATTGTTTACGTGGATGGTCTTGTGGACACGAAGCAATTGGAGCAAACCATGAATCAACTCCTGATGTCCGCGGAGAATACCCTAGCATCTAACAAGGAAGTAAGCCTGGGAAACCTGATTAGAAATCATCTTGTTCTGTTTGGGCAGACAAAGAATGCCAATAAAGTGGAAGACTTAATTAATGGCGTGCTCAAAGCGAATATCGCGATTATCATGTCCGGCGAAGGTACCGCCTTGCTGGTCGATGCCAGCGGTTTTGAGAAGCGTTCAATTGAGGAATCCAAAACCGAGAATGTCATTTCAGGTCCAAGAGACAGCTTTACTGAAACATTAAGAACCAATACTTCCCTCCTGAGAAGACGGATTCCATCTTCTCAGTTAAAGATGGAATCGTTCACGGTCGGAAAGCTAACACAAACGGATGTGGTACTCGTTTATATAGAAGGGGTTGCGCCTGATGCGCTAGTTGAGAATGTGCGTCAAAGATTGCAAGGCGTACAATTGAAGGGGATATTGGATTCCTCCTATATTGAGGAGTATATCCAAGACTCGCCATGGTCGCCCTTCCCGCAAATTCAGAAAACAGATCGCCCCGACACGACGGCTGCAAGCTTGATGGAAGGCAGAGTAGCCATTATCGCCAACTGTACCCCTTGCGTATTGATTCTTCCGATTACGTTCTGGACTGGCATGCAATCTGCGGATGACCATTATGAGCGATTCGATTTTGTCGTAGCCAGAAAAGCCGTGAGGTACATCATGATGATGGTTTCATTGATCTTTCCTGCCTTATATGTCGCTTTGACAGCTTATAATCCGGAATTATTACCCGGTTCGTTATATCAGAGTATTGCTACAGCTCGCGAGAAATCTCCCTTTCCCACGGTTATAGAAGTTGTCATCATGGACTTCATCTTCGAAGGTCTGCAGGAAGCAGGCATTCGCATGCCATCCCAGTTAGGTCCGATTGTAAGCATTGTCGGAGCGCTCGTGGTTGGTGAAGCAGCGGTAAAAGCTAACATTATTTCGGCGCCGATTGTAATCGTGGTTGCCCTTACCGGGATCGCAGCTTACGGAATACCGCGTTACGGGTTCTCGATTCCGCTCCGCCTGCTGCGATTTTTCCTCGTTGTCTTAGCTGGAATCTATGGTTTATATGGACTCTCCTTAGGCTTGATTGCGATTCTAATTCACTTGGTGACATTGGAATCGTTCGGGGTACGTTACCTCATGCCCGTTGCTCCTCTGAATTTCAAACGGCTTAGAGACGTCGCTCTCCGAACAGTGCGCTGGCCTCGAAGGAGTCCAAGCGAATGA
- a CDS encoding M23 family metallopeptidase gives MSFDIDISMAVDNSGFTGGLGGPSQGGHQGSNWYIQYGMDLGADDGTLVYAAFDAHITKFQPHDPVQDNGKVYGAQIFMRAPNDMMGGFYTHLTDVPAEIAVGTTVARGDVLGRVHSFGGIPPHLHLALVEIIGGAPGGQYVGVDLYQLFLDLESSEPGTVVPVTFSQDGTNPTHL, from the coding sequence ATGAGTTTCGATATCGATATATCCATGGCTGTCGATAATTCAGGATTTACTGGAGGGCTTGGCGGACCAAGCCAAGGAGGTCACCAGGGATCGAATTGGTATATCCAGTACGGTATGGATCTCGGGGCCGATGATGGCACCTTGGTATATGCGGCATTTGACGCTCACATCACGAAGTTTCAACCGCATGACCCGGTACAAGACAATGGCAAAGTGTACGGTGCACAAATTTTTATGCGTGCTCCAAACGACATGATGGGCGGCTTTTATACTCACCTCACGGATGTGCCGGCAGAAATAGCCGTCGGAACTACAGTCGCTCGCGGCGACGTGTTAGGACGAGTGCATAGCTTTGGCGGAATTCCGCCTCACCTGCATTTAGCGCTGGTCGAAATTATCGGTGGAGCCCCGGGTGGGCAGTATGTGGGCGTGGATCTGTACCAGCTCTTCCTTGACCTGGAATCGTCGGAGCCAGGTACAGTTGTTCCCGTTACATTCTCGCAGGACGGTACGAATCCCACGCATTTATGA
- a CDS encoding tachylectin-related carbohydrate-binding protein: protein MNSKPPKPQSWWQTLPGVLTAMAGIITAVTGLIIALNQAGLVAFGQETDAGNPGKQNSQGGSNSKGENNNAVGSDDANKTNGDKPDEEPSKDVYIYGVKDNGDLMWYKHKPSSDPSLPGELEGPKKVGSGWDEFANVFPAGDNHFYALKSGGDLFWYEHDGYKDGSNQWKAPEQVGSAWSFAKIIPASNGVLYALGSDGNLYWYRHVDFNNGGDKWLGPKLVRSDWNYKFIVSVGDGVIYAVANDGTLFWFKHEGYLNGKDEWDGPKKMGSSWQDFKQIIGTGNGSIYALEYSGELLLYKHKDWKTGGSNWLKPIKVGEGFDAYRYIFPIMTTNWILTPYRDVQIKQKLLTPSANPTSISP, encoded by the coding sequence ATGAATAGCAAACCACCTAAACCACAGTCTTGGTGGCAGACGCTCCCAGGTGTCTTGACAGCAATGGCTGGAATAATTACTGCGGTAACCGGTTTGATCATTGCGCTTAACCAGGCTGGGCTCGTTGCTTTTGGCCAAGAAACGGATGCTGGGAATCCCGGTAAGCAGAATTCTCAGGGAGGTTCCAACTCTAAGGGAGAAAACAACAACGCAGTAGGTAGTGATGACGCTAACAAAACCAACGGAGATAAACCCGATGAGGAGCCATCGAAAGATGTATATATATACGGAGTGAAAGATAATGGAGATCTGATGTGGTACAAACATAAACCCTCATCAGATCCCAGTTTACCAGGAGAGTTGGAAGGTCCCAAAAAGGTCGGTAGCGGTTGGGATGAATTTGCAAATGTGTTTCCTGCCGGAGATAACCATTTCTACGCTTTGAAATCGGGAGGCGACTTGTTCTGGTATGAGCATGATGGTTATAAAGACGGATCGAATCAATGGAAAGCTCCCGAACAAGTAGGCTCTGCGTGGTCTTTTGCCAAAATAATACCTGCAAGCAATGGCGTTCTCTATGCTCTCGGATCAGATGGTAATTTATATTGGTATCGACACGTTGATTTCAATAATGGCGGAGATAAGTGGCTGGGTCCAAAGCTCGTCAGATCCGATTGGAATTATAAATTCATTGTTTCCGTCGGAGATGGGGTGATCTATGCGGTAGCCAATGACGGAACTTTATTCTGGTTTAAACATGAAGGTTACCTAAATGGAAAAGACGAATGGGATGGACCCAAGAAGATGGGCAGCAGCTGGCAAGATTTCAAACAAATTATCGGGACCGGAAATGGATCTATTTATGCTCTAGAGTATAGCGGCGAATTGCTTCTGTATAAGCATAAAGACTGGAAGACTGGCGGAAGCAACTGGCTAAAACCGATCAAGGTTGGCGAGGGATTCGATGCTTATCGCTATATCTTCCCAATAATGACTACAAATTGGATATTGACTCCATATCGCGATGTGCAGATAAAACAAAAACTACTCACACCATCAGCTAATCCAACATCTATTTCACCATAA